The Aquificaceae bacterium genome contains the following window.
GGCAGAAGATTAGACTCTCCTTCAGCTACGGTGTGGTAGAGTCTGAGGACAGGTTCTCCAGCCTGGAAGATATGATAAAAGAGGCTGATGAGCTCATGTATCAGCAAAAGAAAAACAGGGCTTTATAGGTTTTTCCTTATTTCTCTCCTGTATGCCCAGTAGAAGATGAGAGCCCTCAGGGTAGTTTCAAGGCTCATGAAGACCCAGGGGACTATGGGGTTGGGCAACACCTTTAACACCAGCAGGGAGGGGATAATCCTGAACAGCCAGAAGGATGAAAGGTTAACCACAAGGGGTATGTGGGTTTTCCCCATACCCTTCAGAGAACCTGAGAAGATACTGGCGTAAGCCATCTGAGGCTGAGACAGGGCAACTATTACAAGATAGTAAACCGCATACTCTATCACTTCTCTATCTCGTGTGAATATAAGGGAAAAATACTGTGGAAAAAGGGCTATTAAGAGCCCTATAAAACCCATTACCAGTGCTGTGGTATGGGCACTTACCCTCACCCCATAGTCAAGCCCTCTGAAGTTCCTTGCACCGTAGTTCTGACCTGCAAGGGTGGTTGAGGCAATCATCATGCCAAAGCCTATCATGAAGGAAAGGCTCTCCACCCTCAGTCCCACCTGATGGGCCGCCAGTGCCTTGTCTCCAAACTGGGCTACAAGTCCCACGAAGATGTTGAAGGAAAGGCTCGTAAAGGCCCTCTCTACAGCTGTGGGCGTTCCAATGCGGAGCATCTGGAGCAGGATGTCCCCTCTCAGGCTCATCCTGACGGGGAAGGGCTTTCTGTGTCTTGCATACAGGTATGCGTAGAATACAAGCCCCACAAGCTCTGAGAGGGCTATGCCCCAGCCTGCTCCTGCCACCTCAAGCCTTGGAAAGCCAAACTTTCCGTATATGAGAAGATAGGCAGAGCCTATGTTGACCACGTTCATGAGAAGGGCAACTTTGAAGGGAGTTTTTGTATCTCCATATCCGTTGTATGCTGCATATAGGGCGTTTGTGGCAAAGCCCACTGTTATGAAGAGAAAAACGGGCTCTAAATATTCTCTCGCAAGGCTAACCACCTTCTGGGAAGCACCAAAGGTCAGCATAAGGTATGACACGAGCTCCTCGCCCCAGAAGGTGAGTGGAAGGGCTATCAGGAAGGAAAGGGCAATTCCCCACAGAAGTGCAGGAGATGGGTCTTTACCCGCACCCACCCTCTGAGCGACGAGCACGGAAGTGCCCGTGTAGGCAAGTGCCATCAGGGAGTATATAAACCAGAGCATACTGGCAGAGTATCCCACCGCCGCCACCGCAGAGGCAGAAAGCCCTGAGACAAGGATTATGGAAAAGGCACTTTCTATTGTGTAGAGCAGGTTTGAAAGGATTATGGGAAGTGCCAGCTTAAGGACTCTTCTGGCAACCCTCAGTTTTCCCTCTGAGGGGTCTATGAGAATTCTGTTATCGGGCATAGGACCTCATTACCTGCATGGTTTTCTCATAGCCAAGTCTGTATATTTCTTCCGCTTTGAGGAGACTGAGGGGCGAATAGGCGTATAGCTCTGGCTCTATGACCACATGGCAGAGCTCTTTTCTCTTTTCCACGTTGGACCGGACCGCCAGCAGAAAACTTCTCACAAGTATCTGAAATATATTCCCAACTTTTTCTATTGGTGCGTTCGGGTTTACATCCACACCTACGAGAAGGCCTTCCATGTCTATTAGAGGTTCAACGGGTAAGTTGTTGGTTATTCCTCCATCCATCAGGAGATGGCTTCTGTATCTTACAGGTTCAAATATGCCCGGCAGGGCACAGCTACCTAAAAGGATGGGGAAAAGACTTCCACTGTCAAAGTAATGGGTCTTGCCGCTTTTCAGGTCCACCGCACCTATGAAAAGCCTTTTCTTTAACTCCTCTATCCTGTCCACAGATAGCATGCCTCTGAGGTAAACTTCTGCACCTTTCAGGGACACAAGCCCAAGCCTCGGCACAGTGGGTCTGAGATACCTGAGCCAGTCCCTTGACTTTACCACTCTGAGCATCTCCTCCGGACTGTAGCCGTCGCAGTAAAAGGCTCCAACAAGAGCCCCTGCACTTACACCACTGACAGCTGATATCTCAAAACCCAGCTCCTCAAGAGCTTTTATGACGCCTATATGGGCTATGCCACGGGATGCTCCACCTGAGAGGGCAAGGTTAACCTTCATGCATTAAAAGGATAGTGCAAAAACAGGCAATGCCTTCTTCTGTGCAAAAGCCTTCTCTGCTCTTTCCCTTTATTGAGATGTTTTCCTGGGCTGTCTCAAGGAGCTCCGAGAGTTTTTTCTCTATAAGACCCTTGTAGGGTGCTATTCTGGGTTGGTCTGCGATGAAAAGGCAGTCAAGGTTGACTATCCTGTAGCCCCTTGCCTTCATCCTGCGCAGGGCTTCCTGAAGGAAGAGCACCGAGTCTGCATCCTTCCACCTGGGGTCCGTGTCGGGGAAAAGCTGTCCTATGTCTGGCTCCCCAAGGGCTCCCAGTATGGCGTCAGTTATGGCATGAAGAAGCACATCTCCGTCAGAATGTCCTTTGAGCCCCTTTGGAAATTCTATACGCACACCACCCAGTTTTAGAGGTTTACCCTCCTCAAACCCGTGGGAGTCAAAGCCAAGCCCTATTCTTATGTTCATCTGTTGAGAAACTGCATGAAGTAAAAGATAAGCCAGCCGGTTACGGCCACATAAATCCAGACGAAGGCGGTTATGGGTGCTATTTTTCTGTGCTTTTCAAAAAGGCCTTTGAGGGCATACCTGAGAGTTATGACCGCAAGGGGGAAGTTCACTATGGCAAGGGCGGTATGCGACCAGAGAATGAAAAGAAAAAGCCCCCTATAGGGTCCTTCATACTTCCCCACCGGCACAAGCCCCTGAGCCTGAAGGACGTTCCTCAAAATGTAGAGGAAAACGAAGATGAGCGCAAACACGGAGGCGGTTATCATGGCCTTTTTGTGGGCTTCCCTTTTCCCTGCCCTGATAAGGAATACACCCAGAACTATCGCCAACCCGCTTATGGATATGGTGAGCATACTCAGTATGGTTACAAAGGTTGTGAGCATACGCTCTATTATACAACCAGAAGTCTACCGATGGTTTAACGAATTTTTAACAATTAACACCCATATTGGCTTAAAAGGAGGTGGGCTATGATAGTTCAGGTTAGGGTGAAGTTACACAGAGGGGATGTGGAAGGTATCATCAGAAGAGTTTTTATATGCCCCGCAACATCCAGTCGTAAAAAGGGCAGGGCTGCGATGTCACATATCAATTCTAAAAAATACAAAGCGTAAAAATTACTGATTGAAACATAGAAATGAACACTTTCAAAGACCTGTGGTATTCATGAAGATTTTTTTAATTAAAACCATCAGGAGGTGTAGTCATGCTAAGAACTGTTTTCTTCAAAAAGGCCCTTCTTGGCACTGCAGTTTTTTCCTTTGCCCTTGGGCTGGCTGTAGCCGGTATGCACGAAAAGGGCGGTCAAAAGGCAGCGGCAAAGCCTAACATAGTCCAGACTGCCCAGCAGGCAGGTCAGTTCAAGACCTTGCTCACAGCCCTCAAAGAGGCCGGTCTTGAGGAAACTCTGGCAACCAAGTGCTGTTTTACCGTCTTTGCACCCACCGACGAAGCCTTTGCTAAGGTGCCAAAGGACAAACTGGACGCCCTTCTCAAAGACAAGGAAGCTCTCAAAAAGGTCCTTCTCTATCATGTAGTTGAAGGCAAGGTCTACTCGAAAGACCTCAAAGACGGACAGAAGGTAAAGACCCTTCAGGGTCAGCAGGCAACCATAAGCCTTAAGGGCGGTCCAAAGATTGACAATGCCAACATAGTAAAGCCAGACATAGAAGCCTCCAACGGCGTCATTCATGTCATAGATACGGTCATAATGCCCAGGTGAGCCACTTGCCCCTTCGGGGGCTCTCATATAAAATGCTCTATGTGAGAGCCTTTCCGAGACCAAGGGTAGTAGTCAGTGCATGCCTTAACCTCAAGCCCGTCAGGTATAACGGTCAGGAGGTCAGAGACGAGTTTGTGCTCAGGCTTCTTCCATACTGCGAAGTGATAGAGGTCTGTCCTGAGGTTTCCATAGGTCTTGGCGTTCCAAGGGACAGGATAATAGTTTATAAAAAGGATGAGGGTTTTGGTCTCTCTCAGCCATCAACGGGGCTTGAGCTCACCGACAAGATGGAAAGCTTTACGGGGGAGTTTCTCAGGAGTCTCAGAGATATTGATGGCTTTATACTCAAGAGCAAATCCCCATCCTGCGGTGTTTCCAACACAAAGGTATACAGAAACCCAGAGGGGAAGGAGTTTTACTCAAAGGGAAAGGGGTTTTTTGCCATGAGGGTGCTGGAAAACTTTCAAGACCTTCCCGTAGAGGATGAAGGCAGGCTAAAGAGCCCAGAGCTCAGAGAGCATTTTCTAACAAGGCTTTTTGCCCTTGCGGACCTGAGAGAAAGCACAGGGAGAATGCAGGAGGTAAGTGAGCTTATGGAGTTTCATCAGAGATACAAGTATCTCTTAATGGCCCACTCTCAGGTGAAGTTAAAGGCTATGGGGAGGCTGGTGGCTAACGCGAAAATGGAAAACTTCAGAGAAACTCTGGAGGAATACAGAAGGCTTTTCATAGAAGCTCTCAAGAGAAGGCCCTCGGTGGGTCAGCATGTGAACACCATAATCCACATCTTCGGACATCTCTCAAAAAACTTCAACCCACAGGAAAAGGCCCACTTTATGAGGCTTGTAGAAAACAACAGGGGAGGAAAGATAGACAGGAAGATACTTTTGGAGTTTCTAAGGAGCTACGCCTACAGGTTTGAAAACCAGTATCTTATGACTCAGACCTACCTTCAGCCCTACCCGGAGGATCTCCAGAATTAGTCTTCGTCCAGAAGCTCTCCGTCTTCCAGCGTGTAGTAGGGTCTTTCGTAGCTTGAGTAGTAGTAGGGAGTATATGCAATAAACTCGCCGGCGCATGTGTCCACGCCCTTGAAGGCAGGGAAGACGTTCCACCTCACCCTGAGGCTTCTTACCTCCTCTTCTGAGACCCCTCGCAGTCTTGATATCTCTCTGTCAGAGTATCCCATCTCTTTGGCAAGCCTAAGAAGGTCCAGAGTAAGCTCCTGCTCTCTCAAAACCCTTTCAAAGTCCACAATCTGTTTCATGTTTTCTAAGAACCATGGGTCAATCTTTGAAAGCTCGTATACCTCTTGCACCCTGTAGCCCCTTCTGAAGGCAGCAGATATATACCATAGTCTGTCGGGATTTGGCACTCTGAGCCCTCTTCTGAGTTCCTCCTCCTCAAGGTCTGAGTAGTCTGGAAAGGCAAGACCGTAAACATCCTGCTCAAGGCTTCTTATGGCTTTGCCAAGAGCCTCCTTGAAGGTTCTGCCTATTGCCATAACCTCACCCACAGACTTCATCATGGTGCCGAGGGTTCTCTCCGTTCTTGGAAACTTGGCGAAGTCAAAGCGTGGTATTTTTACCACCACATAGTCTATGGAGGGTTCAAAGGAAGCAGGCGTATGCTTTGTTATGTCGTTCTTGAGCTCATCAAGAGTGTAGCCCACCGCCAGCTTCGCAGCAACCTTTGCTATGGGAAAGCCCGTTGCCTTTGAAGCGAGGGCGGAGGAGCGAGAAACCCTGGGGTTCATCTCTATCACATAAAAGTCTCCGTTCTCCGGGCTCACTGCAAACTGTATGTTGGAGCCACCCGTGTCCACCCCTATCTCCCTCATAACCTCAATGCAGGCATCCCTCAAGATTTGATACTCCTTGTCTGTCAAAGTCTGTGCCGGTGCTACAGTGATGGAGTCTCCCGTATGGACACCCATAGGGTCAAAGTTCTCAATGCTGCAGACTATTATCACGTTGTCCTTTGAATCCCTTATCACTTCAAACTCAAACTCCTTCCATCCAATAAGAGACCTGTCTATTAGCACCTGACCTATGGGGGAAGTTTTGAGGGCTACTTCTACTTTCTCTTTAAACTCCTCCATGTTATAGGCAATAGAGCCCCCTGTGCCTCCAAGGGTGAAGGCAGGTCTCAGGATTGCTGGAAAGCCGACCTCTCTCACCCTTTCAAGGGCCTCCTGAAGGGAAGATACCACCACGCTTGGGGGGACCTTCAGACCTATCTTCTCCATAGACTTTCTGAATAGGTCTCTATCCTCTCCTTTTTTTATGGCTTCATAATTGGCACCTATGAGCCTGACACCGTATCTTTCAAGAATTCCCTCCTCGTAGAGTTTTACCGCGAGGTTGAGGGCTGTCTGCCCCCCAAGGGTTGGCAGAAGGGCGTCGGGTCTCTCAACCCTTATGATTTCTTCCAGCACCTCCACCGTGAGGGGCTCAATGTATGTCCTGTGGGCAAACTGAGGGTCTGTCATAATGGTGGCAGGGTTTGAATTAACCAGCACCACCTCGTAGCCTTCTGAAATTAGAGCCTTGCACGCCTGAGTGCCCGAGTAATCAAACTCTGCCGCCTGACCTATTACTATGGGCCCCGAGCCTATGATGAGTATCTTTTTTATGTCGGTGCGTCTGGGCATTAAGGTTTATATTTTATACTATTCTGCAAGGGATGTTTGACCACATACTCATCCGCGGTGCCCGCCAGCACAACCTCAAAAACATAAACCTTGATATACCAAAAAACAGGCTTGTAGTTATAACAGGCCCCTCAGGTTCTGGCAAATCCTCTCTCGCCTTTGATACTATATACGCAGAAGGGCAGAGGAGGTATGTGGAGTCCCTTTCCTCTTACGCAAGGCAGTTTCTTGGAGTGATGGAAAAGCCCGAAGTGGACATAATAGAGGGTCTGTCTCCCGCCATTGCCATAGACCAGAAGACCACCTCCAGAAACCCACGCTCCACGGTGGGAACGGTCACAGAGATTTACGACTACATGAGGGTGCTCTGGGCAAACGTGGGAAAGCCCCACTGTCCTGAGTGCGGGAGGCTCCTTGAAGGGCTTTCTGCCCACGAGATTCTGGAAAAGGTCTGGGAAAGATACAGGGGAAGACGCATAGCTGTGCTTTCCCCACTTGTGAGGGGTAAGAAGGGAGAGTTCAGGGAGCTCTTTAAAGAGCTTGACCGCATGGGCTTTTCAAGGGTAAAGGTGGACGGTGAATACATGCGTATTCTGGAAGTGCCACCTCTTGACAAAAATAGAAAGCACCACATAGACCTTGTGGTAGACAGGCTGACCCTTGAAGAAGAGGAAAGAGCAAGGCTTCTGACCGCAATGGAAAGAGCTCTGGAGCTCTCAAAGGGACTCCTGAAGGTGGAAGATGTGGAAAGCCAGAGGGAGGAGGTCTTCAGTGAGCGCCTCACCTGTCCGGACCATGGCTTTTCCATACAGGAGCTATCTCCAAGGCTCTTTTCCTTCAACTCTCCATACGGTGCCTGCCCTGCCTGCAAGGGACTGGGCGTAAAGTGGGAGGTGGATGTAAGGCTACTTGTAGATGAGAAAGAGCCGGCGGTGGATGCCTTCAGAATAACGGACTCTTCCTTCTTTGACTACCTGAGATATCCTGTGATGAACCTTCTGAGAAAGCTGGGCTACGACCCGAGGATACCCTTCAAGGAACTCCCTCAGAGCGTAAGGAGCCTTCTTCTGTATGGGGGCTCTGTGGAGGGTGGAAGTTTTGAGGGTATTGTCAAGCACCTTGAGAGGAGGTTTCTTGAGGAGGAGTCTGAGAGGCTCAGAGAAGAGATTGCAGAGTTCATAAGAGAAAAGCCATGTCCCGAGTGTGGTGGTGCCAGACTTAAACCCGAAGCCCTTTCTGTGCTGATAGAGGGCAAAAGTATATGGGATTTGGTGCGGATGCCCATAAGGGAGGCAAGGGAATTCTTTGATAACCTTATATACAGGCTCGGTGGTAAGGACCTCCTGGTGGCGGAAAGACTCATAAAAGAGATATCGGACAGGCTCGGCTTTCTGCTCAATGTGGGGCTGGATTATCTTGACCTGGCGCGCAGTGCCACCACCCTCTCTGGTGGAGAGATGCAACGCATAAGACTTGCCACCCAGATAGGCTCAAAGCTCACTGGCGTTCTGTATGTGTTGGACGAGCCTTCCATAGGACTACATCCCAGAGATACAGACAAGCTCATAAACACCCTCAAAGACCTCAGAGACCTTGGAAACACGGTCATAGTAGTGGAGCATGACCCAGAGACCATCCTCAGTGCTGACTGGGTCATAGACATGGGTCCGGGGGCTGGAAAGAAGGGGGGTGAGGTGGTCTTTCAGGGAAGGGTGGAGGAGATGTTCTATGACGAAAGGTCTCTTACGGGGGCATATCTCTCTGGCAGGCTCTCCATAGAAGTGCCCTCTGTGAGGCGAAAGCCAAATGGCAGATGGCTCAGGATAGCGGGAGCAAGAAAGCATAACCTCAAGAACATTACCGTGGAAATACCCGTGGGTCTTCTGGTGTGTATCACTGGAGTTTCTGGAAGTGGTAAATCCACGCTAATATACGATATCCTGTGGGAGTATGCGAGAGCGGTCTTTTACGGTGGCACGCCGCAGCTGGAGGGCTTTGACCGCATAGAGGGACTTGAGCACTTTGACAGGGTCATAAACATAGACCAGTCCCCCATTGGCAGAACGCCAAGGTCAAACCCTGCCACCTACACCAAAGTCTTTGACCACATAAGGGAGCTCTTTGCCCAGACACCGGAGGCAAGGGCAAGGGGCTACAACGCAGGAAGGTTCTCTTTTAATGTCAAAGGTGGAAGGTGCGAAGCCTGTCAGGGAGAGGGAGTCATAAAAGTGGAGATGCACTTCCTGCCCCCCGTGTATGTGCCCTGCGATGTGTGTAAGGGCAAAAGATACAACAGAGAGACCCTTGACATCCTATACAAGGGCAAGAGTATAGCCGATGTGCTGGACATGACGGTGGACGAGGCCTACGAGTTTTTTGAAAACATTCCCCCAGTGAGGAGAAAGCTACAGCTTCTTAGAGATATAGGGCTTGGCTACATAAGGCTGGGACAGCCAGCAACCACCCTCTCCGGGGGTGAAGCCCAGAGGATAAAGCTCTCAAGGGAGCTATCTAAAAAGGAAGCTGGCAGAACCCTGTATCTGCTGGATGAACCCACCACAGGGCTCCACATGGATGATGTGAAAAGGCTCATAGACATACTACAGAGGCTTGTGGAGAAAGGCAACACGGTGGTGGTCATAGAGCACAACCTTGATGTAGTCAAGTGTGCAGACTGGGTTATAGACCTGGGACCAGAGGGAGGGGACAGGGGAGGTTATCTGGTGGCTGTGGGCACTCCGGAAGAGGTGGCGGAAAACCCACACTCTTACACTGGATATTATCTGAAAAAGGTGCTACAGGGTGTTAAGGCTTGAAGACAGGCTTATAATTTAAAACGTGATGTTGAACTATGAAGTATAGAGAATGCTTGAAGAGGAGCTGGGTAAAGAAAAGGCAGATAGAGTGGCAAAAGTGCTGGAGGAGAGCCTGAAGGTCATAGAGGAGAAGGCAAGGGAGCAAAAGCCCATTCTCAAAGCTGAAATAAAAGAGGAATTAACAAAGGAACTTGTGACCAAGGAGGAGCTTCAGATAGTCAAGCTGGAACTGGAAAGGAGAATTGACGTCCTTGAGGCTAAGCTGGAAGGAAGAATTGACAGGCTTGAGCTTTACCTGAAAATCCTCATAGGTCTTGTGGTGCTTGGGCTTACCTTGCTTAATCCTGTCTTTGTGGAGTTTGTAAAAACCATCTTTGGTCTGAAATGAGGCAGGTTGCAGTTATTGGCTCATCCACGGCGGAGCCTGAAAGCGAAGAATACCAGCTGGCATACCAGCTCGGAAGAGAGATAGCTAAGAGAGGCTTGATAGTGGTCTGCGGGGGGCGTGGGGGCGTGATGGAGGCGGTATGCAGAGGAGCTAAGGAAGAAGGAGGTCTTACAGTAGGGATACTGCCCTCCTACACCGGCGAGGAGGCGAACCCTTATGTGGACATAAAGATAAGAACTGGCATGAACTGGAACAGAAATCCTCTTGTGGTTGCCAGTGGGGATGTGGTTGTCGCCATAGGAGGAAACTGGGGAACCCTCTCTGAGATTGCCTACGCCCTGATACTTGGAAAGCCCATAATAGGCTGCAGAACTCACCGAGTTGAAGGAATAATTCAGGCGGAGCACCTTGAGGAAATCCTCCTTTTTCTTGACAGACTCCTCAGTTGAAAA
Protein-coding sequences here:
- the carB gene encoding carbamoyl-phosphate synthase large subunit; protein product: MPRRTDIKKILIIGSGPIVIGQAAEFDYSGTQACKALISEGYEVVLVNSNPATIMTDPQFAHRTYIEPLTVEVLEEIIRVERPDALLPTLGGQTALNLAVKLYEEGILERYGVRLIGANYEAIKKGEDRDLFRKSMEKIGLKVPPSVVVSSLQEALERVREVGFPAILRPAFTLGGTGGSIAYNMEEFKEKVEVALKTSPIGQVLIDRSLIGWKEFEFEVIRDSKDNVIIVCSIENFDPMGVHTGDSITVAPAQTLTDKEYQILRDACIEVMREIGVDTGGSNIQFAVSPENGDFYVIEMNPRVSRSSALASKATGFPIAKVAAKLAVGYTLDELKNDITKHTPASFEPSIDYVVVKIPRFDFAKFPRTERTLGTMMKSVGEVMAIGRTFKEALGKAIRSLEQDVYGLAFPDYSDLEEEELRRGLRVPNPDRLWYISAAFRRGYRVQEVYELSKIDPWFLENMKQIVDFERVLREQELTLDLLRLAKEMGYSDREISRLRGVSEEEVRSLRVRWNVFPAFKGVDTCAGEFIAYTPYYYSSYERPYYTLEDGELLDED
- a CDS encoding patatin-like phospholipase family protein produces the protein MKVNLALSGGASRGIAHIGVIKALEELGFEISAVSGVSAGALVGAFYCDGYSPEEMLRVVKSRDWLRYLRPTVPRLGLVSLKGAEVYLRGMLSVDRIEELKKRLFIGAVDLKSGKTHYFDSGSLFPILLGSCALPGIFEPVRYRSHLLMDGGITNNLPVEPLIDMEGLLVGVDVNPNAPIEKVGNIFQILVRSFLLAVRSNVEKRKELCHVVIEPELYAYSPLSLLKAEEIYRLGYEKTMQVMRSYAR
- a CDS encoding DUF420 domain-containing protein, with amino-acid sequence MLTTFVTILSMLTISISGLAIVLGVFLIRAGKREAHKKAMITASVFALIFVFLYILRNVLQAQGLVPVGKYEGPYRGLFLFILWSHTALAIVNFPLAVITLRYALKGLFEKHRKIAPITAFVWIYVAVTGWLIFYFMQFLNR
- a CDS encoding TIGR00725 family protein — its product is MRQVAVIGSSTAEPESEEYQLAYQLGREIAKRGLIVVCGGRGGVMEAVCRGAKEEGGLTVGILPSYTGEEANPYVDIKIRTGMNWNRNPLVVASGDVVVAIGGNWGTLSEIAYALILGKPIIGCRTHRVEGIIQAEHLEEILLFLDRLLS
- the uvrA gene encoding excinuclease ABC subunit UvrA; this translates as MFDHILIRGARQHNLKNINLDIPKNRLVVITGPSGSGKSSLAFDTIYAEGQRRYVESLSSYARQFLGVMEKPEVDIIEGLSPAIAIDQKTTSRNPRSTVGTVTEIYDYMRVLWANVGKPHCPECGRLLEGLSAHEILEKVWERYRGRRIAVLSPLVRGKKGEFRELFKELDRMGFSRVKVDGEYMRILEVPPLDKNRKHHIDLVVDRLTLEEEERARLLTAMERALELSKGLLKVEDVESQREEVFSERLTCPDHGFSIQELSPRLFSFNSPYGACPACKGLGVKWEVDVRLLVDEKEPAVDAFRITDSSFFDYLRYPVMNLLRKLGYDPRIPFKELPQSVRSLLLYGGSVEGGSFEGIVKHLERRFLEEESERLREEIAEFIREKPCPECGGARLKPEALSVLIEGKSIWDLVRMPIREAREFFDNLIYRLGGKDLLVAERLIKEISDRLGFLLNVGLDYLDLARSATTLSGGEMQRIRLATQIGSKLTGVLYVLDEPSIGLHPRDTDKLINTLKDLRDLGNTVIVVEHDPETILSADWVIDMGPGAGKKGGEVVFQGRVEEMFYDERSLTGAYLSGRLSIEVPSVRRKPNGRWLRIAGARKHNLKNITVEIPVGLLVCITGVSGSGKSTLIYDILWEYARAVFYGGTPQLEGFDRIEGLEHFDRVINIDQSPIGRTPRSNPATYTKVFDHIRELFAQTPEARARGYNAGRFSFNVKGGRCEACQGEGVIKVEMHFLPPVYVPCDVCKGKRYNRETLDILYKGKSIADVLDMTVDEAYEFFENIPPVRRKLQLLRDIGLGYIRLGQPATTLSGGEAQRIKLSRELSKKEAGRTLYLLDEPTTGLHMDDVKRLIDILQRLVEKGNTVVVIEHNLDVVKCADWVIDLGPEGGDRGGYLVAVGTPEEVAENPHSYTGYYLKKVLQGVKA
- the ispF gene encoding 2-C-methyl-D-erythritol 2,4-cyclodiphosphate synthase; the protein is MNIRIGLGFDSHGFEEGKPLKLGGVRIEFPKGLKGHSDGDVLLHAITDAILGALGEPDIGQLFPDTDPRWKDADSVLFLQEALRRMKARGYRIVNLDCLFIADQPRIAPYKGLIEKKLSELLETAQENISIKGKSREGFCTEEGIACFCTILLMHEG
- a CDS encoding MATE family efflux transporter encodes the protein MPDNRILIDPSEGKLRVARRVLKLALPIILSNLLYTIESAFSIILVSGLSASAVAAVGYSASMLWFIYSLMALAYTGTSVLVAQRVGAGKDPSPALLWGIALSFLIALPLTFWGEELVSYLMLTFGASQKVVSLAREYLEPVFLFITVGFATNALYAAYNGYGDTKTPFKVALLMNVVNIGSAYLLIYGKFGFPRLEVAGAGWGIALSELVGLVFYAYLYARHRKPFPVRMSLRGDILLQMLRIGTPTAVERAFTSLSFNIFVGLVAQFGDKALAAHQVGLRVESLSFMIGFGMMIASTTLAGQNYGARNFRGLDYGVRVSAHTTALVMGFIGLLIALFPQYFSLIFTRDREVIEYAVYYLVIVALSQPQMAYASIFSGSLKGMGKTHIPLVVNLSSFWLFRIIPSLLVLKVLPNPIVPWVFMSLETTLRALIFYWAYRREIRKNL
- a CDS encoding fasciclin domain-containing protein, whose amino-acid sequence is MLRTVFFKKALLGTAVFSFALGLAVAGMHEKGGQKAAAKPNIVQTAQQAGQFKTLLTALKEAGLEETLATKCCFTVFAPTDEAFAKVPKDKLDALLKDKEALKKVLLYHVVEGKVYSKDLKDGQKVKTLQGQQATISLKGGPKIDNANIVKPDIEASNGVIHVIDTVIMPR
- a CDS encoding DUF523 and DUF1722 domain-containing protein — protein: MLYVRAFPRPRVVVSACLNLKPVRYNGQEVRDEFVLRLLPYCEVIEVCPEVSIGLGVPRDRIIVYKKDEGFGLSQPSTGLELTDKMESFTGEFLRSLRDIDGFILKSKSPSCGVSNTKVYRNPEGKEFYSKGKGFFAMRVLENFQDLPVEDEGRLKSPELREHFLTRLFALADLRESTGRMQEVSELMEFHQRYKYLLMAHSQVKLKAMGRLVANAKMENFRETLEEYRRLFIEALKRRPSVGQHVNTIIHIFGHLSKNFNPQEKAHFMRLVENNRGGKIDRKILLEFLRSYAYRFENQYLMTQTYLQPYPEDLQN